From Centropristis striata isolate RG_2023a ecotype Rhode Island chromosome 16, C.striata_1.0, whole genome shotgun sequence, a single genomic window includes:
- the insm1b gene encoding insulinoma-associated protein 1b, with amino-acid sequence MPKGFLVKRNKKSAHVSYRTRTDEDDLQEPPTPAALPSYVDPSPPMSVASSPDRAAASPDFTAAEAPVQRLEKPVQFGNPEAVCQALYSPTRPISKEHERGYFERSFNLGSPISAESFPTPASLSGLDHLLYAPVDLKIGTSNSSRSGTSTSSLPAPSNRVGTKRPAADGTERKSKPASKKPKAIRKLNFEDEMTTSPVLGLKIKEGPVEMKPRAQSSGGNKPLGEFVCQLCKEAYADPFSLAQHKCSRIVRVEYRCPECDKMFSCPANLASHRRWHKPRTTGAPALPQGQGIKPEMAKMPPLGVKSVSDEAKDMSDRDTPSPGLSESGSEDGSYDCQYCGKRFKRQAYLRKHIMAHQALQKKVLEEHGFQTGDRPAEQAPVLPPSSSSSSASSSSEEASNQSPLNLSPVDCLLCPVCGESFTSRAGQERHLRLMHSSQIYPCKYCPATLYSSPGLTRHINKCHPSENRQVILLQMPVRPAC; translated from the coding sequence ATGCCCAAAGGATTCCTggtaaaaagaaacaagaaatctGCACATGTTTCCTACAGGACTCGGACAGACGAAGATGACCTCCAGGAGCCTCCCACCCCAGCTGCCTTGCCGAGTTATGTGGACCCCTCCCCGCCGATGTCCGTGGCGTCCAGTCCAGACCGCGCCGCAGCATCGCCGGATTTCACAGCAGCTGAGGCGCCGGTGCAAAGACTGGAGAAGCCGGTGCAGTTCGGCAACCCAGAGGCGGTGTGCCAAGCGCTTTACAGCCCCACCCGGCCCATCAGCAAGGAGCACGAGAGGGGATATTTTGAGCGAAGTTTCAATCTGGGCTCGCCTATTTCTGCCGAGTCATTCCCGACACCTGCCTCCCTCTCCGGCCTGGACCACCTCCTGTACGCCCCGGTCGACCTGAAAATCGGCACCAGCAACAGCAGCCGTAGCGGCACCAGCACCAGCAGCCTCCCGGCGCCGAGCAACCGGGTCGGCACCAAGAGACCCGCAGCTGACGGTACAGAGCGCAAATCTAAACCCGCCTCCAAGAAACCCAAAGCCATTAGAAAACTCAACTTTGAAGACGAGATGACGACTTCTCCCGTGCTTGGTCTCAAAATCAAAGAGGGGCCGGTGGAGATGAAGCCGAGGGCGCAGTCCTCCGGAGGAAACAAGCCTCTGGGGGAGTTTGTGTGTCAGCTGTGCAAGGAGGCGTACGCGGATCCCTTCTCACTGGCTCAGCACAAGTGCTCCCGTATCGTCAGGGTCGAGTACCGGTGTCCCGAGTGCGATAAGATGTTCAGCTGCCCGGCAAACCTCGCCTCTCATCGCCGCTGGCACAAACCCCGGACCACCGGCGCACCGGCGCTGCCACAGGGACAGGGCATCAAACCTgaaatggccaaaatgccaCCGCTAGGTGTCAAGTCAGTCTCCGACGAAGCCAAAGACATGAGTGACAGAGACACCCCGAGTCCAGGTCTGTCCGAGTCGGGCTCTGAAGATGGCTCATATGACTGCCAGTACTGCGGGAAGAGGTTTAAGCGACAGGCATACCTAAGAAAACACATCATGGCACACCAGGCCTTGCAAAAGAAAGTGCTGGAGGAGCACGGGTTTCAAACCGGCGACCGCCCGGCAGAGCAGGCTCCGGTcttacccccctcctcctcctcctcttcagcaTCATCATCCTCAGAGGAAGCCTCAAACCAAAGCCCTCTCAATCTGAGCCCGGTGGACTGCCTGCTGTGCCCGGTGTGCGGGGAGAGTTTCACCAGCAGGGCCGGCCAGGAGAGACACCTGCGCCTCATGCACTCCTCCCAGATTTACCCGTGCAAATACTGCCCCGCCACTCTCTACAGCTCGCCGGGGCTCACCAGGCACATAAACAAGTGCCACCCCTCGGAGAACAGGCAGGTGATCCTGCTCCAAATGCCGGTGCGCCCCGCCTGCTAA